Proteins co-encoded in one Marmota flaviventris isolate mMarFla1 chromosome 9, mMarFla1.hap1, whole genome shotgun sequence genomic window:
- the Treh gene encoding trehalase isoform X2 has product MAWKTWELHLLLLLGLGLRSQGALPPPCESQIYCHGELLHQVQMAKLFPDDKQFVDMSLSTAPDQVLQRFSELAEAHNHSIPRQQLQEFIQQHFQAVGKELQPWTPGDWKESPHFLQKISDAKLRVWAQQLNQIWKKLGKQIKPEVLSQPERFSLIYSKHPFIVPGGRFVEFYYCYGHIPNGGRVYYLQRSQPPLLTLMMDRYVAHTNDITFLRENIETLALELHFWTVNRTISVYSGEKSYNLNRYYVPFGGPRPESYSKDAELAETLPEGDREALWAELKAGAESGWDFSSRWLVGGPNPDSLSSIRTSKLVPVDLNAFLCQAEGLMSNFYSSLGNDSQAERYRNLRAQRLAALNALLWDEQKGAWFDYDTEKGKNLEFYPSNLAPLWAGCFSDPATVDKALKYLEDSQVLTYQHGIPTSLRNTGQQWDFPNAWAPLQDLVIRGLAKSSSPRTQEVAFQLAQNWIRTNFDVYSQKSAMYEKYDISNGGQPGGGGEYEVQEGFGWTNGMALMLLDRYGDRLTSGTQMTPQVPPCLVAALLFHLLLSFLPW; this is encoded by the exons ATGGCCTGGAAGACCTGGGAGCTGCACCTGctgcttttgctggggctgggactAAGGTCCCAAGGGGCCCTACCGCCACCCTGTGAGAG CCAGATTTACTGCCATGGGGAACTCCTGCACCAAGTTCAGATGGCCAAGCTCTTTCCAGACGACAAGCAGTTTGTGGACATGTCGCTCTCCACAGCTCCAG ACCAAGTCCTGCAGAGGTTCAGCGAGCTGGCTGAGGCCCACAACCACAGCATCCCCAGGCAGCAGCTGCAGGAGTTCATACAGCAACACTTTCAGGCTGTGGGGAAGGAGCTGCAGCCTTGGACCCCCGGGGACTGGAAAGAGAG TCCCCACTTCCTGCAGAAGATCTCGGATGCCAAGCTTCGTGTCTGGGCGCAGCAGCTGAACCAGATCTGGAAGAAGCTGGGGAAGCAG ATAAAGCCAGAGGTTCTCAGCCAACCTGAACGATTCTCTTTGATCTACTCAAAACACCCCTTCATTGTGCCTGGCGGGCGCTTCGTTGAGTTCTACTACTG CTATGGGCACATCCCCAATGGCGGGCGCGTGTACTATTTGCAACGGAGTCAACCCCCGCTCCTGACCCTCATGATGGATCGCTACGTGGCTCATACCAACGACATCACTTTCCTACG GGAGAACATCGAGACCCTCGCCTTGGAACTGCACTTCTGGACAGTGAATAGGACCATCTCTGTGTACTCAGGGGAAAAGAGCTATAACCTGAATCGCTATTATGTCCCTTTTGGGGGACCCAG GCCCGAGTCCTATAGCAAAGACGCTGAGCTGGCAGAGACCCTGCCCGAAG GGGACCGAGAGGCTCTGTGGGCCGAGCTCAAGGCTGGGGCTGAGTCTGGCTGGGACTTCTCTTCTCGCTGGCTGGTTGGAGGCCCAAATCCCGACTCACTCAGCAGCATCCGAACCAGCAAATTGGTGCCTGTTGATCTGAATGCCTTCCTGTGCCAGGCAGAGGGGCTGATGAGCAACTTCTACTCCAGCCTGG GGAACGACTCCCAGGCTGAAAGGTACAGAAACTTGCGGGCCCAGCGCTTGGCCGCCCTCAATGCCCTCCTGTGGGATGAGCAGAAAGGCGCCTGGTTCGACTACGACACAGAGAAGGGCAAGAACCTGGAGTTTTACCCTTCCAACCTCGCCCCGCTCTGGGCCGGCTGCTTCTCTGACCCTGCCACCGTGGACAAGGCTCTGAAATACCTGGAG GACAGCCAGGTCCTGACCTACCAGCATGGGATTCCAACCTCTCTCCGGAACACAGGCCAGCAGTGGGATTTCCCCAATGCCTGGGCCCCCCTGCAGGATCTGGTCATCAGAG GCTTGGCCAAGTCCTCTTCGCCTCGGACCCAGGAAGTGGCTTTCCAGCTGGCCCAGAATTGGATCCGAACCAACTTTGATGTCTACTCCCAAAAGTCAGCCATGTACGAGAAG TATGACATCAGCAATGGTGGACAGCCAGGTGGAGGAGGGGAGTATGAAGTTCAG GAGGGGTTTGGCTGGACCAATGGAATGGCCCTGATGCTCCTGGACCGCTATGGTGACCGGCTGACCTCGGGGACCCAGATGACTCCTCAGGTGCCCCCCTGCCTGGTGGCTGCCCTTCTGTTCCACCTCCTGCTCAGCTTCCTGCCATGGTGA
- the Treh gene encoding trehalase isoform X1: MAWKTWELHLLLLLGLGLRSQGALPPPCESQIYCHGELLHQVQMAKLFPDDKQFVDMSLSTAPDQVLQRFSELAEAHNHSIPRQQLQEFIQQHFQAVGKELQPWTPGDWKESPHFLQKISDAKLRVWAQQLNQIWKKLGKQIKPEVLSQPERFSLIYSKHPFIVPGGRFVEFYYWDSYWVMEGLLLSEMTETVKGMLQNFLDLVKTYGHIPNGGRVYYLQRSQPPLLTLMMDRYVAHTNDITFLRENIETLALELHFWTVNRTISVYSGEKSYNLNRYYVPFGGPRPESYSKDAELAETLPEGDREALWAELKAGAESGWDFSSRWLVGGPNPDSLSSIRTSKLVPVDLNAFLCQAEGLMSNFYSSLGNDSQAERYRNLRAQRLAALNALLWDEQKGAWFDYDTEKGKNLEFYPSNLAPLWAGCFSDPATVDKALKYLEDSQVLTYQHGIPTSLRNTGQQWDFPNAWAPLQDLVIRGLAKSSSPRTQEVAFQLAQNWIRTNFDVYSQKSAMYEKYDISNGGQPGGGGEYEVQEGFGWTNGMALMLLDRYGDRLTSGTQMTPQVPPCLVAALLFHLLLSFLPW, translated from the exons ATGGCCTGGAAGACCTGGGAGCTGCACCTGctgcttttgctggggctgggactAAGGTCCCAAGGGGCCCTACCGCCACCCTGTGAGAG CCAGATTTACTGCCATGGGGAACTCCTGCACCAAGTTCAGATGGCCAAGCTCTTTCCAGACGACAAGCAGTTTGTGGACATGTCGCTCTCCACAGCTCCAG ACCAAGTCCTGCAGAGGTTCAGCGAGCTGGCTGAGGCCCACAACCACAGCATCCCCAGGCAGCAGCTGCAGGAGTTCATACAGCAACACTTTCAGGCTGTGGGGAAGGAGCTGCAGCCTTGGACCCCCGGGGACTGGAAAGAGAG TCCCCACTTCCTGCAGAAGATCTCGGATGCCAAGCTTCGTGTCTGGGCGCAGCAGCTGAACCAGATCTGGAAGAAGCTGGGGAAGCAG ATAAAGCCAGAGGTTCTCAGCCAACCTGAACGATTCTCTTTGATCTACTCAAAACACCCCTTCATTGTGCCTGGCGGGCGCTTCGTTGAGTTCTACTACTG GGACTCCTACTGGGTAATGGAGGGTCTGCTCCTCTCTGAGATGACAGAGACTGTGAAAGGCATGCTGCAGAACTTCCTGGACCTGGTGAAAAC CTATGGGCACATCCCCAATGGCGGGCGCGTGTACTATTTGCAACGGAGTCAACCCCCGCTCCTGACCCTCATGATGGATCGCTACGTGGCTCATACCAACGACATCACTTTCCTACG GGAGAACATCGAGACCCTCGCCTTGGAACTGCACTTCTGGACAGTGAATAGGACCATCTCTGTGTACTCAGGGGAAAAGAGCTATAACCTGAATCGCTATTATGTCCCTTTTGGGGGACCCAG GCCCGAGTCCTATAGCAAAGACGCTGAGCTGGCAGAGACCCTGCCCGAAG GGGACCGAGAGGCTCTGTGGGCCGAGCTCAAGGCTGGGGCTGAGTCTGGCTGGGACTTCTCTTCTCGCTGGCTGGTTGGAGGCCCAAATCCCGACTCACTCAGCAGCATCCGAACCAGCAAATTGGTGCCTGTTGATCTGAATGCCTTCCTGTGCCAGGCAGAGGGGCTGATGAGCAACTTCTACTCCAGCCTGG GGAACGACTCCCAGGCTGAAAGGTACAGAAACTTGCGGGCCCAGCGCTTGGCCGCCCTCAATGCCCTCCTGTGGGATGAGCAGAAAGGCGCCTGGTTCGACTACGACACAGAGAAGGGCAAGAACCTGGAGTTTTACCCTTCCAACCTCGCCCCGCTCTGGGCCGGCTGCTTCTCTGACCCTGCCACCGTGGACAAGGCTCTGAAATACCTGGAG GACAGCCAGGTCCTGACCTACCAGCATGGGATTCCAACCTCTCTCCGGAACACAGGCCAGCAGTGGGATTTCCCCAATGCCTGGGCCCCCCTGCAGGATCTGGTCATCAGAG GCTTGGCCAAGTCCTCTTCGCCTCGGACCCAGGAAGTGGCTTTCCAGCTGGCCCAGAATTGGATCCGAACCAACTTTGATGTCTACTCCCAAAAGTCAGCCATGTACGAGAAG TATGACATCAGCAATGGTGGACAGCCAGGTGGAGGAGGGGAGTATGAAGTTCAG GAGGGGTTTGGCTGGACCAATGGAATGGCCCTGATGCTCCTGGACCGCTATGGTGACCGGCTGACCTCGGGGACCCAGATGACTCCTCAGGTGCCCCCCTGCCTGGTGGCTGCCCTTCTGTTCCACCTCCTGCTCAGCTTCCTGCCATGGTGA